The sequence CCAGCAGTACCAGGGAGAGCGCCCCGAAGGCCGTCCAGGGGCCGAACAGTACCGCCATCAGCCCCACCCCTCCCAGGTGTACCGAGGTCCCGCCGGGCATCGGGATCGCGAAGAGCATCGCGACGAAACTGAACGCGCTCACCGCCGCGACCCCGGCGATCTTATCGGCATCGAGCTCGGCGCGCTTCAGCGCCAGGAGAATGAGCCCCGCCGCCACGGCCGTGGCCGGGAGGTAGGTGGCCGGGGAGAGAAAACCGTCCGGGATATGCATCTGTTTGCCTTTAAAAGAGGGTCGAGAAGGTAAAGATCAACCGGTAGCGCTCTTTGCCTTCGGAACCCTGCTGGAGATCCGCTTCGTTCAGGTCCGTCGCCGTCGGCAGTTTCACGCCCATTGCGGCCGAAACGGTCTTGTAGGTCAGACGCATGCCGGGCGTCGTATAGAGGATCGAACCGCCCGTCGCTTCGGCGCCGACGCCGTCCTCTTCGTCACGCCCGAGGTAGAGGTAGTTTGCCTCGAGGGAGGCATCCAGGCGGAGCCGCGATTTGGGCAGCTCATAGACCCTTGCAGTGAGTGCGCCGTTGACGCGGATTTCATCCCCGAAGCGCAGCTTTGTGCCGTCGTCGTAGGTGTGTTCGAAAAAGGTATTGTACGAACAGTCGCCCACGAAAGTAAAGGCGTTCCCGAACCACTTGGTCATGCTGGCCCCGGCCATCAATGAGGGTTCGCCGAACCCCGTCTGCATCCCCGGGTCGATGAGTGCGCCGCTGCCGTCCTTGCGTTCGGAGTCCCCCGTGGGCAGGGTGCCGTTCACGAAGAGCGTAAAGTGCCAATCCTCCATGTCATCCAGGCTCTCGTTTTTGCGTGCGAGTTTGAACCCCTCGTCATAGACCAGGCCCAGCACGAGCTGGAGATTGACGTCATGGAAGCCCGACACCATTGTCGCGTCGTCCAGCGCCTTCGTATAGTAGGGCATGAACACATACGCACTCAGGTAGGGGGTCGCCCCGTAGCCCAGTCCGTAGAGCCAGTAGTCCGTCCGCTCCATTTCGCCGTCTTTGGCACTTGTATAGGTTTTGTACTTCGCGTGGTCGAGCTTCAGGTATCCCAGGAACGATCCCTCCGGAAGCGTCGTTGAACTGGTCGTCTCCAGCGGTGCCCCCGGACCGTCGACGCCCGTCAGGCTGATCGAAGGCACCCCGTGGTGCCCCCATGCAGCGGCACAGGCCAATGCCGTCATTCCCAATACTTTTTTCATTTCCCTCTCCTTTTTTTATAAAAATACAGCCCGCCGAACAGCGCGAAGATCAGCGCCAGCCCGACGAAGACCTTCTGGAACTTCTCGAACAGCGGCCGGTCATACCCGCCCAGGGCCAGTTGATCGTCAACGGTGATCTCCACCGTCGCGCCGTGGCCGTCCTCGCCGAAGGCCTTGAGCGTCCACACCCCCTGTTTCGTCGGCAGGAAACAGAGCGACGACATTTTGTCCGTCCGTCCGACCTGGTAGGGAATGGTCTCGCCGGGGGCGTAGAGCTCGTAGGACTGGTAGGAAAAATCGCTCTGATCGGCATAGGAGAAGGAGACGGCGATGCACTCCGCATGCGACACCCGGTGCACGAGGTCATGGGCGAAGAGCAGCGGCGCCAGTATCATTAGAGCAAAAAGCCATCGCATCACTTCACCTCCAGGTTCAGCGTGGCGTTGTAGAGGCGCTCGGCGACCGGGGCACCCCGGAGCGGCTCTCTCAGGGTGGCGCGGATGAGCTGCAGCCCCGCGTGGCGGATACGGACATTGATATGTCCCGCTTCGTCCGTCGTGCCGACGACCCGGCCCTCATAGGCAACGACCGCACCCGCTTTCGGTATACCGTCAAAGGTCGCGAGGATCCGCATCTTGTCCCCCTCTTCCAGGGTTGACGGGTCCCGGCTGAAACTCAGTTCAAACCCTTTTCCCAGCGGCGTAAAGTCCGCCGGCCGGTTCAGGCGCTTGACGCTTTCGATACTCTCCCAGCTTCGGATCACCATCGAGGGGTTCGCCTCCGCCGCCGCGACGATGCCGTAGGGTGTTTTGGCGTAATTGCCCAGGTGCAGGACAACCATCGCACTGTCGCACTCCGTGCCGAGACGTTCCGAAACGCCGAACGGTCCCTTTACCTCGTCAGTCGTGCCGTTACGGCGGCAGTAGCGCTCCGATGGAAACCGCTGCGGCACCTCGTCCTTATGGGCATGCTCCCCCGCGTCCGCCGCGAGGTGGCCGCGCTGCAGTGCACCCGAAGCGTCGATCCAGTAGTCGTGGGCCGAAAGCGTCGCCGCCGTCATCGCCATGAGAAGAAGTCGGTACATCCATCCCTCCAAACCAGCCTGTGACGGCTGTAATGAATCATTATTCACCTGCATCTTAAAGAAGGATCACTAAAGCCGCACTAAACGATCCCACTTCTTATATCGATTTGGGACCAAATAACGCCTTATCGTCTCGATTTACATACGGTTCCATGCCGCGTGACGATACATTACAAAAAACTGCTACACTGACAGGAAACAATTTCCCGCTTTTCAAGGAGCCGCCATGCACCCGATCCGCCCGCTTCTTCTGTCGCTGTTTGCCTCCCCCCTCCTCTTTGCCGCCACCCTTTCGCCCTCTTCGACAGAGACTTCCCTCGTCATCTACAACGCCGGCATCGGGCTGGTGCATGAAAAACGGCAGCTCAGCGTCGAGAAGGGAAAACAGAGCGTCGTCTACCCCGGCGTGGCAACGACGGTGCAGACCGACGCCGTCAGCGTACGGCTACCGGAGGGCGTAACGCTCTATTCGCAGCAGTACCGCTTCGACAAGATCACCCTCGCCAAGATCATCGAGGCCAATATCGGCAAGCGTGTCCGGTTTAAAACAGGCGGTAAGGAGAAACCGGAGATAGGCGGCGGGACGCTCCTGGCGGCATCGCCCGCCGTCGTGCAGACCGACCGCGGCATCGAGAGCGGGATACGCAACGAGGATTTCATCTTCGACGCCATCCCCGACACGCTCATCATGAAGCCCTCCCTCGTCTGGAACGTCGAGGCCTCCAAACCGATCCGGGGCGAGATGGCGCTGGACTACCTCATAGGCAGCATCCAGTGGAAGAGCGACTACACCCTCACCCTGGACGGCGACAAAGGGGACCTGACGGGATGGATCACCGTCGACAACCGCTCGGGCAAACGTTTCGAGAACACGAAGCTGCACCTGCTCGCGGGGGAGATCAACCGAGCCGCCCAGCCGCGTCTCTATGTCGGCAAGGTGATGATGGAAGCTGCGGCGGCGCCGGTGGCAGAACAGGCCGTCGAGGGGTACCATCTCTACAGCGTCCCCTTCAAGGTAACCCTCGCCGACAATGAGAAGACGCAGATACGCTTTATCGACCGGCCGTCGCATGCGCTCAAACGTCGCTATGAGGTGACCATGCCCTCCCCGCTGCAGAGCGGCGCGGAGCTGAAACGACCCGTCAGCCAGTTCGTCGACCTCGAAGGCTTCGACATCCCGCTGCCCGCAGGCACGGTGCGCACCTACGCCGAAACGGACGGCACGACCATCCTGCTGGGCGAGAGCGCGCTGGACAACACCCCCAAAGACGAGACGGTCACCCTGCGCCTGGGAACAAACTTCGACCTCGTCGCCAAGAGCACGCTGGTGACGCGCCAGGACGAAGGTCTCTACTGGGACCTTACCGTCTCCTACCGCCTCTCCAACCGCTCCGACGCTGCCAAGCGCGTCGATGTCCTTGTCCCCGGCGTCTCCTCGGACAGCAAAACGACAATAAAAAGCACGCTCTCCTACGAGCGCCGCGACGGCTACACCCTCCGCTTCTCGCCGACGCTGAAAGCGGGCGAGACCAAAACGTGGCAGGTCTCCTACCGGATCTCCAAGCCCTAAGCTTTTTACGCTCCTATAAACGCCGCCAGCGCCTTCACCGGCAGCGGCGCGTCGCACTGCAGGACAAATCGGTACGCCTGCTCAGGCTGTGAGAGCGGCTTGACCCTGCTCTGCTGCATGGCAAGGACCGCTTCGTCCGCTTCGGAGACGTCATTGCCCTTCTCGCTGCGTATCCGAATACGGCGCAGAAGTTCCTCTCCACTGCATTCGATGTCCAAAATGACAAATGGCACGCCCATACGCGCGGCCAGTTCGGCAAAGGGCTCGCGCTGTTCCGGCGCGAGGAAGGTCGCGTCGGCGACGGCGCTGCAGCCCGCTTCCAACAGTGTTGCAGCAAGCATTTCGAGCCTGCCGTAGGTCGCCGCCGTTGCCTCTGCCGTGTAGATGTCGACTTCTTCCCCTTCGCTGCGGAAAAGGCGCATCCGCTCGATGTCCGAGCGCAGGCGCAGCGCGCCGAAGGCCTCGACGGCTTCCAGGGCCAGGGTGCTCTTGCCCGAAGCGGATACGCCGTGCATGATCATCAGAAAAGGATGATTCTTCTCCCCGTAGCTTTTTGCCAGTGCGATATAGGCCCGCACTTCGTCGACGACCCTTTCGCGCGCCTCCTCCGCAATGTCCTGAGCGGCATGAAGGGCAAGCACTTTCGCCCGCACCATGGCCCGGTAGGTCTTGTAAAAGGGCAGAAGGGCCACGGCGGCGTAGTCGCCCGTATGTTCAAGGTAGCGGTTGAGGATGCGGCGGCTCTGCCGGGCGAGTCCCCTGTACTCCAGATCCATCAGCAAAAAAGCGAGGTCGCTGATGACGTCGATGTGGTTGAGGTAGGGGTTGAACTCGATGGCGTCGAAGAGCATGGGCCTGCCCTCGAAGAGCGCCATGTTGTGCAGGTGCATGTCCCCGTGGACTTCGCGCACGAAGCCATCATCGCGCCGGCGCTGCAACAGCAGGGTCAGGCGTGCATGCTCCGCCCGCGTCCACTGCTCCAGCGCCGCGACGTCCGCGGCCAGGTCGCCGTCGCGGTGCAGGGAGGCCATGAGGTCGAAGTTCTCCTGCATCGGCATGACAACCCTCGCGGGCGTACCGTAGTCGCTGTCAGGATCGACAACGGGCGCGCCGTCGTGCATGGCGGCGGCCGTGTCGGCGACGGCGTCGCACTCTTCGCCGGTGAGTCCCTGCGCAGAAGCGATATTGTCGAGCTGGGCCCCGGCGTCGAAGCGGCGCATCTTGACGGCGTACTCTATGGCCGCGCCCTCCCCGTCCAGCTCCGGTGCCTCGACACTGCCCGTGACGGCGACGACCCCCAGGTAGAGCAGCGGGGCGTAACGGCCGTTGATGCGCACCTCCTCCTGGCAGAAATGCTTGCGGCGCTCGAGGGTGGAGTAGTCCAGGAAACCGAAATCGACGGGTTTTTTCAGCTTGTAAACGACGTCTTTGGCGATGATGACGCTGGAGATGTGGGTCTGGATAAGGGAGGATTCCGGCTGCCCCAGCAGCCGAAGCAGGTTGCGCACCAGCCGGTCGTGGTCGCGCTCGGTCATTTTTGCCTAGACCTTGACGCGGTCTTCGAGGGCCCGGGCGAGGGAGAGCATGTCGATGTTCTCCAGGCTCACGCCCGTCGGGACCCCCTGGGCGATCCGCGTGAACCGCACGTCCATCCCCTGCAACTTGTCCTCGATGTAAAGGATGACGGCGTCAGTGGCGATGGAGGGCGTCAGCGCAAAGATGATCTCCTCGACGCCGCTGCCCGCCGTGGCGCGCAGGTGGTCGATATCGAGGCGGTCGAGAGCGTCGAGGACGTAGTAGCGGCCGCCGAAAAGCCCGTTCTCCTCGATGGTGAGAATGTCCTTTGCGTTCTCGACGATGCACAGCAGCGACACGTCGCGCCCCTCGTCGGAGCAGACGCCGCAGAGCTCATCCTCGCTCATCCCCCCGCAGGAGCGGCACTTTTTGATGCTGCCGACGGCATCCTCGATGGCGTGGGCAATCTTCATCGCCCCGAAGCTGTCGTGCATCAGCATGTGGTAGGCCAGGCGGGTCGCCGACTTCTGTCCCACGGTCGGGAGCTCCTGCAGGGCGTCGACAAGGCGCGTAAACTTCTCAAGGCTGTGTTTCATAGCGCTATTTTAGCGTAAAGCCGCCCCGGTGGGCGCTGCCGCCTGAAAGATTTTTCAGCAATTTCGCCGGGAACGGCGATGATAGAAAACCTTTACCTGTTCCGGCCTAGAATAAGGGATTGCAGTAGCAAAAGGAGTAGCGCGATGGCAGAGTTTGACCCCGAAGCTTACCGGCAGATGGTCCGTTCCTACCAGGAGCGCGACGACCCGCTGGGGTGGTTCGACAGCATCTACAGCAGCGCCGACGGCGACCACACCGCCGTCTTCTGGGCCGACCTCGCCCCCAACCCCTACCTGACCGGCTGGCTCAAAGCGCACCCCCTCGCACCGGGGGAAAAGCAGCGGGCCATTGCCGTCGGCTGCGGGGTCGGTGACGACGCCGAAGAGCTCTCCGCCTACGGCTACGACGTCACCGCCTTCGACATCGCCCCCAGCGCCATCGCGCTCTGCAAAAACCGCTACCCCGACAGCAAAGTGGAGTACCTCATCGCCGACCTGTTCGACTACCCAGAAGCGTGGAGAGGAGCCTACGACGTCGTCTACGAATGCAACACCATCCAGGTGCTGCCGGGCAAGTACCGCATCATGGCCCGCGACGCCATGGTCTCGCTCATGGCCCCCGGCGGCACCATCCTCGTCTCCTGCCGCAGCCGCCTGGCCGGGGAACAGGAAGAAGCAATCCCCCTCCCCCTCGACAAAGACGAGATAGGCGGCTTCGTCCGCGCAGGCCTGAACGAGGAGAGTTTCGTCGCCTACGACGATGACCAGCCCCCGCCGGTGCCGCACTTCTTTGCTACCTACCGAAAACCGCTCTAGCCGAGCAACTCCGCACCGAGTTCTCGGATTTTCCACTCTCCAATGTATGATTAACACCGAATTGTGCCAATAGACCTACATCTTGTTAATCTATCACCGGATATCGATAATAGTCATACATCCATTTTTGCATTACAGCACACCAAACAGTTTAATATATTGCATATTGTTATTCTTTTTGCAGGTTTTTCTAACCAAAAAAGTTCTATAGTACACTAAAATGTAAACTAATTAATAGTTATCGTGAAAGAGAAAAAGTATGAAAATAGAATGTATTAATTGTTCATATGTTGAAATAACAGATGATGATGGCAGTAAGTATTGTTTGGCTAGTGATATATTTTTAAATATTATTGAAGAACAAAAAAAGGATATTAAAAGTAACAGTCCTTACCCATATATCTATGGTACAGCAGCATTGCAAAGTTTTTATGACACATACCCGGAATGTTGTATTTAAATGCGAGATAACAAATCAAAGGAGACCAATCAAAAACCCGCGGGCGGCTTTTTGATTGCTCATTTTAAACGTTATCTTAAAAAGGAGTATAGATGCTTGCATGGGGAATAGGTATTGTGGTTGTACTGACTGCACTTTATTTTTTGGCCAAAAAATTCGAAAGCCTGAAAAATGTGCCAACAGAAAAATTGTATGAAACACTGGAAGATGAGAATCAATACAGGTTTTGGTTCAAATCAATCGAGGAACTTGTGCGCAGAGGTGAAGATATGACATATCTGAAAAACAAGCTCCTGGATGGTTTGGAATCTACCATTCTTAGAGATAGAGTTTTTGCTTCAGAGTCCTACAAAGCAATTTTTCCAAATGTATTACAGTCTATTGGATATAAACCGAACAAAGAGCCGGATGAAGATATGCGTGTCAAACTTGCAGCCCTAAGAACGAAATAGGAAATCGAATTATGAAATATGTCGGAATTATTTTATTAGTCCTGGTTGGATACTTTATTTGGCACTTCGTCATTCAAA is a genomic window of Sulfurimonas sp. HSL1-2 containing:
- a CDS encoding transporter, whose product is MKKVLGMTALACAAAWGHHGVPSISLTGVDGPGAPLETTSSTTLPEGSFLGYLKLDHAKYKTYTSAKDGEMERTDYWLYGLGYGATPYLSAYVFMPYYTKALDDATMVSGFHDVNLQLVLGLVYDEGFKLARKNESLDDMEDWHFTLFVNGTLPTGDSERKDGSGALIDPGMQTGFGEPSLMAGASMTKWFGNAFTFVGDCSYNTFFEHTYDDGTKLRFGDEIRVNGALTARVYELPKSRLRLDASLEANYLYLGRDEEDGVGAEATGGSILYTTPGMRLTYKTVSAAMGVKLPTATDLNEADLQQGSEGKERYRLIFTFSTLF
- a CDS encoding class I SAM-dependent methyltransferase, which translates into the protein MAEFDPEAYRQMVRSYQERDDPLGWFDSIYSSADGDHTAVFWADLAPNPYLTGWLKAHPLAPGEKQRAIAVGCGVGDDAEELSAYGYDVTAFDIAPSAIALCKNRYPDSKVEYLIADLFDYPEAWRGAYDVVYECNTIQVLPGKYRIMARDAMVSLMAPGGTILVSCRSRLAGEQEEAIPLPLDKDEIGGFVRAGLNEESFVAYDDDQPPPVPHFFATYRKPL
- the recR gene encoding recombination mediator RecR; the encoded protein is MKHSLEKFTRLVDALQELPTVGQKSATRLAYHMLMHDSFGAMKIAHAIEDAVGSIKKCRSCGGMSEDELCGVCSDEGRDVSLLCIVENAKDILTIEENGLFGGRYYVLDALDRLDIDHLRATAGSGVEEIIFALTPSIATDAVILYIEDKLQGMDVRFTRIAQGVPTGVSLENIDMLSLARALEDRVKV
- a CDS encoding AAA family ATPase, coding for MTERDHDRLVRNLLRLLGQPESSLIQTHISSVIIAKDVVYKLKKPVDFGFLDYSTLERRKHFCQEEVRINGRYAPLLYLGVVAVTGSVEAPELDGEGAAIEYAVKMRRFDAGAQLDNIASAQGLTGEECDAVADTAAAMHDGAPVVDPDSDYGTPARVVMPMQENFDLMASLHRDGDLAADVAALEQWTRAEHARLTLLLQRRRDDGFVREVHGDMHLHNMALFEGRPMLFDAIEFNPYLNHIDVISDLAFLLMDLEYRGLARQSRRILNRYLEHTGDYAAVALLPFYKTYRAMVRAKVLALHAAQDIAEEARERVVDEVRAYIALAKSYGEKNHPFLMIMHGVSASGKSTLALEAVEAFGALRLRSDIERMRLFRSEGEEVDIYTAEATAATYGRLEMLAATLLEAGCSAVADATFLAPEQREPFAELAARMGVPFVILDIECSGEELLRRIRIRSEKGNDVSEADEAVLAMQQSRVKPLSQPEQAYRFVLQCDAPLPVKALAAFIGA